The nucleotide sequence AACAAAAAAACTGTGTGGGTGGCATCTATTGAAGTTGAACTGTCACACCTCGAAGGGAAGAGAACAACTGCTATCGTCATGAATGCCTCAACCTTTGATGAAGCCAGCGACATTGATTATTTTATTACCAATGTTGTCGGCTCAATAGCAACACCTGAGTGGATAGTAACCACCTATTCTCAAAGGAATTGGGTAGAAGTTTTGGTTCTTCAGTACTTAGTATGCTAAACAGACAGCAGAGAAGGGAAAAAAGAGAAAATAAGTAAAATTAATAGCGACTAGAAGCCTGAGTAGGATTGACAGGCGAGGCACAATTATTATTGACTGTAAGCAGAAGGAAAAAGCTGTTCAGACACATTTACAGTCATGACCGTGAAAAAGGGGAGCAAACATCTAACAGAGCTGCTGAATCTAGAGGGAATCAAAGTAATTTCGCAGCGCCAGCCTGAAGGGATTGGGATAATTTTGCAGCTTCAGCCAATCTGGAAAGAAAGTGTATGTCCACGTTGTCGAACAAAAAGTCAGAGAGTCCATCAAAATCATCGATATCTAGTTAAAGATTTACCTTGGGGAGAAAAGCCAGTATTTCTAGAAATTAACAGGCGACAATTCAAATGTGAAAAATGTCGAAAGCCGTTTAGTGAAGAGTTAGATTTTATTAAAAAAAGAAGGACTTACACAAAAAGGCTAGCTACCCAAATCTTACAAGAAGTTCTGGAGAACGATATCCACAATGTCGCAAAAAAAAGTGTGGTGACAACAGAAGAAATAGAAAGGATGTTAAAAGATGCGGCTTCAGAACTATTAGAATCAAAACCGACCGAGTTGAAGAGATTAGGGATTGATGAAATAGCGCTAACCAAAGGAAAAGGAAATTACTGTGCAGTATTGATAGATTTAGAGAAGTCTAAATTAATCGGGATTATCGATGGAAGGACACAAGCAGAAATTAGTCAAGTCATCAGGGGATGGGGGAGAGAGGTCTTAGAGTCAATAGAAGAAGTAACTATAGATTTATGGAAAGGCTACAAAAATCTAGTAATAGAATTAATGCCAAAGGCTCAGGTAGTTGCCGACAGATTTCATGTGATGGCACAAATCAACAAGGAGTTAGATATTCAGAGGAAGAGAGAGAAAAGAAAGGTAGAAGACTTAATTAAAACAGCTAAAAGGTTAGAAGAGAAAGCAGAACATGAACAAGTATTAGCGGGATTAAAGAAAAGTAAGTATGCCTTACTAAAGAACGAGAAAGACCTGAGTGAAGAGCAAGAAAGTAAACTTGTTCAAGTTAAAGCGGTATCTTCTGAACTTAAAATAATGCATGAGTTAAAAGAGGAGATAAGAAAGATATTTAAGCAGAGTGAGAATTGGTTAACGGGGTTATTAAAACTGGGGATATGGCTAGCCAGTGCGAAAAAGTATTTTCCCAGTAGTCAGAAAACTATTATCCGTTGGCTTGATGAAATTATTGCTTACTTTGACAACAAGACTACGAGTGGTGTTGTTGAGGGCATCAACAATAAGCTCAAGTTGATTAAACGCTCTGCCTATAGTTTTAGAAACTTTGAGAATTACCGAATTAGGTGCTTGCTTAGTTGGCACATTAATTGTTGATTTAGCATACTAAGTACTGAAAAACCGAAGTTTTTTACCGGGAAGCAAAAGGATAGTTAGGACTTAAGGAATACCAAGTTAGAGATAAACGCAGTCTATATAGGCATTTTATTCTTGTCTTCTGTGCCTATACTTTCATTTTATGGCACACCTTAACAGGAGGACTCAGACGCAGGTGGGCTAACAAACCTTTAAACACATTTCCTGAAGCGTTGGAGGCATTTCGTACAGCGATGTCTTTCCGCTTTATTGAGTGGTTGAACCATAAGCGGGACGTATTCTTAGCTTATAAAGCTTGTTTGGGCTTGATATTTGTTTAAGTCCCGGTATTCCAACACAATTGCAACCGCAACTAGAGTCGCCCTTCATTCAGTGTGAAGTGCATTGAACGCAAGTAAAAAACGCGCTAATTAGCGCCGGAAGGGACCAGGATTGAGTAAGTTGACTTCGGTAATTTTGATAATGTAGGGGTGGAATTTGCTTTTGTCGTAAGATCCCACCCAAACTCCATAAGTTCCAGGTTGCCACTGACCAGCAATGCCAGGGTTTTTGCCTTCATACTCATCATTGCACCAGCTGCCACCAGGCCCTTTGATCACGAGGGTAGTGTCTTCTGGGCTTTGCACTTGGATGGATAGAAAGTTGAAAAACGAAGTTAAAACTACGGTGTGATCGGGCTTATCGTCCGTAAAACCAACACATGGCCCAGTAGCGGTTTCCCCGCGACCTGCAATTTTTTGGGCCGCTATTTCGCCGCCACTGATACCCCGAATCGTCAACGGATCGGGCGAAAACCGGGGACCGAGGGTGACATTCTCGAATATGGGCGGGGATTGTACGGATTGGGCTTGCACCCTCGAAAGGCTCAACACTCCAACCGCCATCAGGGCTATGGTTGTGATGCCTGCCCAGAGGGACTTTCCTACCGATTTTTCCCCTAAATTGGGTACGGGTTTGTACATCCTCACTTCCAAAAACGGCACCTTGTTACCGATTATGTAACGGCTCTAGTTGTAGCAGTGACGATAGTATCCCACAAGAAGTTCCAAAGAAGAAGCCAAAAGCCTTCTCAGGCTGAGCTTGAGAAGGCTTGCAAAAGTGAAAAAGAAAGAAGATCAGGTTACTTTTCTAGGGCTTGCTGTAAACGTAGCTTGTCCAGACCCCGATGATTCAGGATCAACCAAGATTGAATCAAATCAGGACCATGCAAATCGCCGGTTAGAGCCGCGCGAAAACTTCGCATCACTAATCCTTTCTTCAGATTCTTCTCCTTGGTCAGCTGTTTGATGATGTCTTGGGCACCCTCTGCTGTCAAGGTTTGATAATTTTCCAGGGCGTCCAGAATCGCTTGCAAAGCGGTTTCAGTGCCTTCCTGCTGCAACTGAGTCAATCCTTCTTCGCTGTAGGCTACAGTCTGGCTAAAGAATATCCGACTCATCTCGACTGCATCCTGCAAGCGGGTCAGGCTGGCACTCAGCAGGCTGGTGAGCGGTTCTAACCATGAGCGATCGCTTATCGGGTCAAATTCGTATCCAGCCGCCTGCCAGTAGGGAATCAGCTGATTTAATAGCTCATCTATCGGCATCTTGTGCAAATACTGACTGTTGAGCCAATTCAGCTTATCCCAGTCAAACTTTGCCCCTGCCTTATTGACTCGCTCAAAGCCGAACTGTTGAGCCGCTTCTGGCAAAGTAAAGATTTCCTTTGTGGAATCTGGGGGCGTCCAGCCCAGTAATGTCATGTAATTCGCCAAGGCTTCAGGTGTGTAGCCCATTTGTTGGAAGTCGGAAATGGAAGTAACGCCATCCCGCTTCGAGAGCTTTTTGCCTTCCTTATTCAAAATCAAGGGCGTATGGGCAAATTCGGGGATTGCACTTCCCAGTGCCTCATAGAGCAAAATTTGCTTAGCTGTATTCGCAATATGGTCTTCTCCCCGGATGACATGGGTGATCCGCATATCAATGTCATCCACCACCACTGCCAAATTGTACAGCGGCTGACCAACTGGATCGTCTGAGGCACGGGCAATCACCATATCGCCGCCGAGGTCGCTGGCTTTCCAGCTAACTTTGCCTCTTACCAGATCGTTCCAGGAAATCTCCCGGTCATCATCAATTTTAAAGCGAAGCACCGGACGACGCCCTTCGGCTTCAAAAGCTGCTTGTTGTTCTGGCGTCAAATTCCGGTGGCGGTTGTCATAACGGGGAGCCTCTTTTCTCGCCGCTTGAGCCGTCCGCAATTCGTCTAGTTCGGCTTCGCTGGTATAGCAGCGATAAGCATAGCCCTTATCTACTAAAGTTTGAATGGCTTTGCGGTAGAGGTCGAGGCGCTTAGATTGAAAAAACGGCCCCTCATCCCAGGTCATTCCCATCCATTTCAGACCATCAAGGATGTTTTGAGTATATTCGGGGCGCGATCGCGCTTCATCTGTGTCTTCAATTCGCAGGATGAACTCGCCGCCATGATGGCGAGCAAACAACCAGTTAAATACAGCGGTTCTCGCCGTCCCAATATGTAAGTTCCCAGTAGGACTTGGTGCAATCCGAACTCTAACGGTCACAGCAGATTCTCTCAAAAGGTTTCTATCTTTGTTGTAGCTGCTAACAATTGTAGGGGCAGGTTTCAACACCTAACCCCTACTACTTTCTCTTCTACTTTTTACGGGACTGACGGGGCTCGAACCCGCAACTTCCGCCGTGACAGGGCGGTGCTCTAACCAATTGAACTACAGTCCCTTGTTTTCCGAGCCATTAACGATTATGTCGATTATCGTTGGCTTTGTCAACCCCTTTTTTTAATTCCCTTTCGAGTGGTGGGGTAGACACGGCTTTTTCGGTCTCGTGCCAAGGCGCAAAGACGTTAAAACTTTGCTTCATTTGGCGTCTTTGCATCTTAGCGCGATATTGTGCGGATTAACTATGAATGCGGCGCTTGACTTTAATGCTCATAAGTGCAGCAAATGCCAAACCTGCGAGTGCCGAAGGTTCCGGAACAGAACGATGCGCCGCTGACTTAGCGCCAATGCCAAAGGCGAGTACCTGGGTAAACTGAGTCGGACTAAAATTGTTATCGCTAACTACAATCAGCGACTTTCGTCCATCTGCCAAATCAGGGCCAAAAGTCAACCCTTCAATATTATCTAGAGCCAGACTTAACTTGTCGAAATCAAGCAGCAGTTTTTTCTGAGCTGGTTTGATAGTGTTGAGGTTGATTCCACTGAGACTGTTAATACTGCTAATATCGCTTGCCTTTTCTAAAGACACCTCAAATAGCTTGATCGTGTTCCCCACTCCAGTAGAAAAAGACCGTTCTAAACTAAGAAAAGTATCCTCATCCACTGCTAGCAAATCTACTAAACCGTTGGTCTTGAAACTATCAGCAGGATTTGGTACTGCGGCAACTGGATCGGTAACGTATAAAAATTCCTGTTCCGGCTTCCCAGTTACGAGGTTATATTTCAATATTCGCGAAGGACTTGCCACCTTGATGTCGGCAACCGAACCATCCTGAGCCAAGGCATTTTCTGTAGCTGTAAACAAATAGTTTTGGTCAGTTGTAAGCGTCAAGCTTTCAAAGGCTAAGTTATTGCGAATTCCGCTATCTTTAGCCGCTGTTGGTAAAAATTTCTGAGGAACTGGCAGGGTTTGCAGTTGCTGACCTGCCAAAGAAAATTCATTAACAAAAGGATTAATTAATTGGTTAGCATCTCCTTCAGAAGAGATAAATAGACTTCCCCTGCTAGTTAAGGCAATCCCTTCTGGATCGAGACTTAAAGGAGCAAAAGGTTGACCATTATTATTTAACAAGGTCGTCACATCTACAGGCGTCACTCCCCCCTGCTTTAAAGAACCCTGAGAAATATCAATTTTGAGGGTATAAAACCGAGCCAGTGCCTTTTCACTCCGGTCATCGGAAATACTGTAATAGACGTTTTTACTGGCATCGTAAGTAATTCCTGATAGCCCTCCCAATTCAGTTCCCTGAAATGAAAAACCAGTCGGAAAAGTGGATTGCCCTAAGTAATCCACGCCGGTAATTTTGAATGCCTGAGCGGGATGCGCTATCAAAACTGCTGTAGTTAATCCACCAATAAAACAGAAAGATGTAAAAAATTTATCGATCTTACTCATGATTGCCAGTGTTAAGTTAAGCCATTCACACCAGCACCGTATCATCATAAAAATAAGAAATTTTTAAGAAAAGGTTATTAGAACATTGAACTTGGAAAATTTGGGGGTTGGAAGGGTCATTCCCGCGCAGTTTCCAACTGAGACGCATCCTGCATAAAGTCTACCAGCCAGTCTTTCAGGTGACGGGTAGCGCGGCAATCGTCCTCGTTGTAGCGCAGAATGGCATCGAGGAAAGTGCGATCGCGTGTTTTTAACCATTGGTCGTACCAATAGATACACACTTGCCCATTCGCCCCCGCATCGCGCCACTCAAAGCCCAACCAATGGGCGATCGCTTTTAAAGCATAACTTTCGACTGGTAGTGTCACCATTCCTGTCACCCAGTCGTGGATATCCACAAACCGCGATAGCACCGGACGTAGCCTCTCCGGCGGAGTGTTGTAGCATTTAGCCAGTCGCTTCATCGTCAAGATTTCGTAGTCGCAGAAATGGAAAATGGGAGCAAGAGGATAAGTCCAAACCAAATCTAAAAATTGCTGCCAAACCAATTCTTCGTCGTTGGGTTCTTCTGCTAAGAAAGGATAAAACGTTTCTGTGTTGGCTTGACGATCAACCACTAAAACTCCCAGCAGATAATCCAGTTCTAGCGACGGTTCTGCTTCAATATCAAAGTAAAGTTCGATAGGTGAAAGGAGAGAAGATGGATTGTCCATCAACCATTCTGCTGTTTTAGTGGTTTTAGCGATCGCAAAGGGTTTCTCCAGAAGCATCGCCCGATTCTGTACCACCGATTGCGCTTGCTGTACTAGCTGTTGCGCTACCTCCTCTCCCAAAGCTGGCTCCAAAAAAGCCGGACTGACACTCGCCAAAGACTCCCGACTCGTCAGTTCAAGCGTCTGCAAATGCTGATAGCGACTTGGTGTTACACCCGGAATCAAAGAGAGATGTTGCTGTTCTTGAGCGATCGCATAGCAGTGATTTAACCAAGGGCAAAGATTGCACCGCTGACGGGTAATGAACACCTCTGGCTCTTGCCGAGACAGGAGCATTTCGATACACTCCTCTACAAGTGCCTGCATCATCGGCACCCATTTACTCAAATTGACTGCATAAGCCTTTTTTTCCCGTAATCGCAGCCAAACCGTATCCGGCAAAACCCCCTGAACAGATGCCAGCAGATGAGCGTGAAAAGCTGCAACCGTTTGATATTCCAGCTTAGGACGCCGACCTAAATGAATGTCACTGGGAACGTAAATCCAATCGCCAAAGTTTGATTGTCCGGGTTGTTTAACCAAAAAATCGGGACAACTCACGAGGGTCACTGTCTTTGGAAGGTGCAAGAAGGATTCATCCTCTATCCTTACTTCTTCCTCTTTCAGAAGCACGCCTCGGTAAATTAGCTCAACGCCCTCTTGCATCAAGGCAATGGTGGCATTTGCACCGGCGTGCCAATCTCCCCAAGCATAATTGGGTTTGTGATAAGTCTGTCCCGCCAGAATGGTTTGCTGGAGAGCATTCCGATCCTGTTGCAATTTGGCGCGAAAATCACTTTGAAAATCCTGCTGGGTAGGATCTCCATATAAATCGAGAAAAGACCGGCGACTACAACGTTGGTAGTGCCGCAACATATTAACAGTTAGCAGCATGACTTCAAGCTAACAGAGAATGAGTGAGCTTTCGCGATCGCTCTTATCGCACTCAGCCTAAATGGCGCTAGACAAACAAAGCCTGACGAGAGCGGACTTGTAGAGACGCGATATATCGCGTCTCTAAGTGTAGATTTTGACAGCTATTCACCATCGGTTAAAGTAGTGGCGATTTCGAGCGTGAGGGTGTAGGCATGGTTAAGCGCAGTAAACGGCAGTTGATTGGGTGGCGATCGCTCTCATTTTTACTTCCTATATCGTTTTCAGCTTCTATCTATCGTAGTTTGGCTTTATTTGTAGCTGTTCTATTGTTGTCATCAGTGAGGGCACAGGCAACCAACGTTTCAATTGCCCAGCAGCCAGCGACTTCCTCACCAAATGCAACGACTACTGATGAGCAACAAACTTACGAACAGGGACTGCAACTGATAAAGCAAGGACAACAACTAGAGAAACAAGGAACGGTAGAACAGAGGCAACAAGCGCTTGCCAAATACGAAGAAGCACTCTCTATTTGGCAGCAATTGGCGGTTAACGAAGCTCCGCCGTATGAGGCTCGCAGTTGGGAAGCACTGACTCTTTCTCTCATCGGTACCATCTACAATGTTGACCAAGACGAGCCTCAGAAGGCGCTGGACTATTTCGAGCGGGGGTTAGCTGTCAGGCGCGAGTTGAAAAACCGCCTTCAGGCCGCGATCGCTCGCGCCTCTACCGATAATGCTGGCTCCAACTCGGACGACCAACAAAAGCTACTCGATTCATACAAGCAAGCACTTGTAAGTACAAGCATTGGGGAAGCTACCCTGCTCGATCTCCTGGGTCATGCTTATTTCAATTTGCGCGAAATGCAAAAAGCGCTCGAATATCACAATCAAGCCCTATCGCTGTTTCGAGCTGAGAAACAAGCCTTGCCTGAAGCTATTACGCTGAAAAACATCGGTGATGTCTACTTTAATTTAGGCGAGACTCAAAAGGGACTCGACTTCTACAATCAAGCGCTGGAGATCCAACGTGCCGAGAAGGATACCGACGCACAGGCTAAGACACTCCAGCATATCGGTCTGCGCTACCGTAACTTGGGCGAATCGCAACAGGCGCTTGCCGCCTACAATCAAGCACTGGAACTCCAGCGAGAAAGGAAGGATTTGGCTGAGCAAGCGGATATCCTCAGCAGTATTGGCTCCCTCTACTACGGGTTGGGTCAGTATCAGAAGGCGCGGGATTCCTATAACCTAGCGTTGGAACTCCAACAAACAGCACAGAGAAATTTATCAGGAACAGCTTTAACCTTCAACCTCTCTCAGCAAGCTGAGATTCTTACGGGTATTGCTGACACCGCCTACTTAGATGGATTGGGCGATCCTGCCAAAGTCCTGAACTTATACAACCAAGCGCGATCGCTTTACCAAAAGGCGGGAAACCGACCTAAGGAAGCGTTGCTTCTCTACTACATCAGCTTTGTCTACGATCAATTGGGGGAAACGCAGAAAGCCCTCAACTTTTTGAATCAAGCGCTTGTGCTGCACCGTGCCATGTCCTATGCCGAAGGGGAAGCTTCTACCCTCCGTCAAATTGCTGATATCTATAATTCAATGGGTGAGCCGCAGCAGGCGCTCGACTTTTACAACCAAGCCCTGGATATCCAGCACCGGGTGAACGATCATTATAATCAAGCCGTCACGCTTTACAAGATTGCTAGAGTCTACAGTTCATTAGGGGATAATCAGCTCAGTATCGATACATACAACCAAGCGCTGGAAATATTCAAAAGCATTGGCGAGCGCACTAGGCGAGCTATGACCCTTATGGAAATTGGCAGCGTCTATCAAAAAGCGAAAGATTATCAGAAGTCGCTGGACTATCACAATCAAGCGCTAGCTTTGGCAAAACAAACTAACAATTTCTCGCTGCAAGCCACTGTACTTGCTTCTATGGTTGTACCCTACGAGTTATTGAAGGATTATCCCAAAGCGTTTGATGCCGCGAACCAAATCCTTTTACTCTCGCGCCAACAGACTAACAGCGAGTTGGAAGCTGCGTACTTTGTTATGAGGG is from Coleofasciculus sp. FACHB-1120 and encodes:
- a CDS encoding TM0106 family RecB-like putative nuclease, with product MLLTVNMLRHYQRCSRRSFLDLYGDPTQQDFQSDFRAKLQQDRNALQQTILAGQTYHKPNYAWGDWHAGANATIALMQEGVELIYRGVLLKEEEVRIEDESFLHLPKTVTLVSCPDFLVKQPGQSNFGDWIYVPSDIHLGRRPKLEYQTVAAFHAHLLASVQGVLPDTVWLRLREKKAYAVNLSKWVPMMQALVEECIEMLLSRQEPEVFITRQRCNLCPWLNHCYAIAQEQQHLSLIPGVTPSRYQHLQTLELTSRESLASVSPAFLEPALGEEVAQQLVQQAQSVVQNRAMLLEKPFAIAKTTKTAEWLMDNPSSLLSPIELYFDIEAEPSLELDYLLGVLVVDRQANTETFYPFLAEEPNDEELVWQQFLDLVWTYPLAPIFHFCDYEILTMKRLAKCYNTPPERLRPVLSRFVDIHDWVTGMVTLPVESYALKAIAHWLGFEWRDAGANGQVCIYWYDQWLKTRDRTFLDAILRYNEDDCRATRHLKDWLVDFMQDASQLETARE
- a CDS encoding ISL3 family transposase is translated as MTVKKGSKHLTELLNLEGIKVISQRQPEGIGIILQLQPIWKESVCPRCRTKSQRVHQNHRYLVKDLPWGEKPVFLEINRRQFKCEKCRKPFSEELDFIKKRRTYTKRLATQILQEVLENDIHNVAKKSVVTTEEIERMLKDAASELLESKPTELKRLGIDEIALTKGKGNYCAVLIDLEKSKLIGIIDGRTQAEISQVIRGWGREVLESIEEVTIDLWKGYKNLVIELMPKAQVVADRFHVMAQINKELDIQRKREKRKVEDLIKTAKRLEEKAEHEQVLAGLKKSKYALLKNEKDLSEEQESKLVQVKAVSSELKIMHELKEEIRKIFKQSENWLTGLLKLGIWLASAKKYFPSSQKTIIRWLDEIIAYFDNKTTSGVVEGINNKLKLIKRSAYSFRNFENYRIRCLLSWHINC
- a CDS encoding esterase-like activity of phytase family protein, which codes for MSKIDKFFTSFCFIGGLTTAVLIAHPAQAFKITGVDYLGQSTFPTGFSFQGTELGGLSGITYDASKNVYYSISDDRSEKALARFYTLKIDISQGSLKQGGVTPVDVTTLLNNNGQPFAPLSLDPEGIALTSRGSLFISSEGDANQLINPFVNEFSLAGQQLQTLPVPQKFLPTAAKDSGIRNNLAFESLTLTTDQNYLFTATENALAQDGSVADIKVASPSRILKYNLVTGKPEQEFLYVTDPVAAVPNPADSFKTNGLVDLLAVDEDTFLSLERSFSTGVGNTIKLFEVSLEKASDISSINSLSGINLNTIKPAQKKLLLDFDKLSLALDNIEGLTFGPDLADGRKSLIVVSDNNFSPTQFTQVLAFGIGAKSAAHRSVPEPSALAGLAFAALMSIKVKRRIHS
- the gltX gene encoding glutamate--tRNA ligase — encoded protein: MTVRVRIAPSPTGNLHIGTARTAVFNWLFARHHGGEFILRIEDTDEARSRPEYTQNILDGLKWMGMTWDEGPFFQSKRLDLYRKAIQTLVDKGYAYRCYTSEAELDELRTAQAARKEAPRYDNRHRNLTPEQQAAFEAEGRRPVLRFKIDDDREISWNDLVRGKVSWKASDLGGDMVIARASDDPVGQPLYNLAVVVDDIDMRITHVIRGEDHIANTAKQILLYEALGSAIPEFAHTPLILNKEGKKLSKRDGVTSISDFQQMGYTPEALANYMTLLGWTPPDSTKEIFTLPEAAQQFGFERVNKAGAKFDWDKLNWLNSQYLHKMPIDELLNQLIPYWQAAGYEFDPISDRSWLEPLTSLLSASLTRLQDAVEMSRIFFSQTVAYSEEGLTQLQQEGTETALQAILDALENYQTLTAEGAQDIIKQLTKEKNLKKGLVMRSFRAALTGDLHGPDLIQSWLILNHRGLDKLRLQQALEK